The Treponema sp. Marseille-Q3903 genomic interval TTGGCGGTTATCTTGTAATAAATGATGAAATGACAATGGGTGAACTTGTGACATTCAACGGTTTGATGTGGGCGTTTATTCAGCCGATCAATATGTTCGGAATGCTCGTTGATAATACTCAAAACTTTGGAGCTTCTGCGGACAGGCTTTACGAACTTAACTGCGCCCAAAGCAAGATAAAAAGTCCAAAAGGAAAAGAGTCTGCTAGTGAATCTTTGATAGAAGGGCGTGTTGAATTTTTAAACGTCAATTTTTCGTATAACGAAACTCCTGTGATCCAGAATATGAGTTTTGCGATTGAGCCTGGAACAACAGTCGGAATCTTGGGACCTACAGGAAGCGGAAAATCTACAATCGCAAACTTGATGTGCCGCTACTACGATGTAGATTCTGGTTCTATTTTAATAGATGGAAAAGATGTCCGCGAATATAACCTTCAGGATTTGAGGCGAAACGTGGGAATAACTATGCAAGAGGCGTTTCTTTTCAGCGATACTGTCGAGGGGAATATAGCGTTTGCCGACAAGGATGTTTCTATGGAGCAAGTGGAAAAAGCGGCTGAGCTTGCAAGAGTAAAAGAGTTTATTGGGGATCTCACAGATGGATATGACACAATCGTTGGAGAGCGAGGAGTTGGCTTAAGCGGTGGACAAAAACAGCGAATCGCGCTTGCTCGTCTTTTCCTCGCAAATCCAAAAATAATGATTCTCGATGATACAACTAGCGCAGTAGATAACGACACTGAGTATAAAATCAGACATTCAATCAAAATTCAGGCAAAAGGGCACACTACATTTATAATAAGCCACAGAATATCCTCTTTTGAAAATTGTGATGTGATTCTTGTCATTCAGAACGGACAGATTGTCCAAAAAGGAAGTCACGAACAGCTTATCAATTGTGATGGTTACTATCACGATGTTTATCTTGAACAGATTGGATAAGGTTAAGGCAGGTAAAATATGGCTCGCAACAAATTTGACGCGGATGAAGAAATAGAACAGAAATTTAATCCTCACATTGTTATGAGGCTTATGAAATGGATTAAACCTTACACAAAATGGATGGTTTTATCTTGCATAATTATGCTTGTTTCATCAGCTATATCTCTTACAAGTCCGTACTTGACGCGTATGGCGATAGATAAAGCTATTCCAAACAAAGATTACAAGATGCTTGCTATAATCTCGGCGATTTTGCTTGCGTCAACTCTGCTCGTAAGAATTTTGCTTGCGAAAAAACTTAAAATCATGACGCGCGTTGCCCAGAGAATTATTGTTAATATTCGAAAAGATGTTTTTATAAAACTTCAGTCGCTTCCGTTCAGTTATTTTGACAGCAGGCCGCATGGAAAAATCTTGATACGCGTTGTAAATTATGTCAACTCGCTTTCTGAACTGCTTTCTAACGGAATTATACAGCTTATAAGCGATCTGTTTACTCTCATTGTAATAATTGGGTTTATGGTTGCAATCGATGTGAAACTGACTCTGGTCGCTATGGCTGTTCTCCCTGTTTTGTTTATCATTCTTTTTTCAATGAAAAAAAAGCAGCACGAAGCATGGAAACAGGAAAGTTACAAACGTTCTAATTTGACAGCTTATCTTTCTGAAAGTTTGAACGGAATGAAAATTACACAATCTTTTGCGCGCGAAGACGTGAATCAGAGTATTTTTGACGCTCTTTGCCGCAAATGTAAAAAAGTTTGGATTCATGCAGTGAACATAAACAACATCATCTGGCCTTGTGTAGATATTCTTTCGACTCTGGGGGTAACTCTTGTCTACATAGCAGGGATCAACTGGGTAGGAGAGACTGTCACTATTGGAACTCTTGTAGCGTTCGCAGGATATATATGGCGTTTCTGGCAGCCTATTCAAAACCTTGGAAACTTTTATAATTCAATGGTGACGACAGGAGCATACATTGAGCGCATTTTTGAGCTCCTCGATGAAAAAGATGATATCACAGACAAGCCTGACGCTGTCGAGCTTCCTCCAATCCGAGGTCATGTTTGCTTTGACCACGTGAATTTCAGCTATGAGCCGGAAAATCCTGTTTTGAAAGATATTGATTTTACTATAACTCCAGGCATGACTGTAGCCATTGTAGGTCCAACAGGAGCTGGAAAAACTACAATCGTAAACCTTTTGAGCCGCTTTTATAATCCTGATGATGGAAAAATTTTAATCGACGAGCTTGATATTCAAGATTTGCAGATTAAGTCTATAAGAAAACAAGTCGGTGTAATGCTTCAAGATTCTTTTCTTTTTAGCGGAACAATTATGGAAAATATTCGCTATGGTTGCCTTGACGCAACTGATGAACAAGTTATAAATGCCGCAAAGAGCGTCCAAGCGCATGAATTTATTTCCGCATTTCCAGATGGTTACAACACAAAACTTAGCGCGAACGGAGGAGGGCTTAGCCAGGGGCAAAAGCAGCTTATCAGTTTTGCGCGCGTATTGCTAAGTGACCCACGCATCCTTATTCTTGACGAAGCTACATCTTCCGTAGACACTCACACAGAAAAAGCGCTGCAAAAAGGGCTTGGACAACTTTTAAAAGGCCGTACAAGCTTTATCATTGCGCATCGTCTCTCCACAATCCGCAATGCAGACATTATCTTTTATGTTGACCACGGTGAGATTGTTGAGAGAGGAAACCATCATCAGCTTGTTGAGTTGGGTGGAAACTACGCCAAAATGGTCAATTTTTAGTTTTTGTGATATATTAGTTTAGGGACGAAACTTAAAAATTGAAAATTGCGCATATTTCAGATCTTCATTTAGGAAAACGGCTCAACGAGTTTTCTTTGTTGGAAGATCAGCGTTACATCTTAAACGAAATAATCAAAATAATTGATGATTCTCAAGTTGATTGCGTTATCATTGCGGGCGATGTTTATGACAAATCTATTCCTCCGGTTGAAGCGGTAGAGATTTTTGATAATTTTTTGACTTGCCTTGCGCGTCGAAAACTTCATGTCT includes:
- a CDS encoding ABC transporter ATP-binding protein produces the protein MARNKFDADEEIEQKFNPHIVMRLMKWIKPYTKWMVLSCIIMLVSSAISLTSPYLTRMAIDKAIPNKDYKMLAIISAILLASTLLVRILLAKKLKIMTRVAQRIIVNIRKDVFIKLQSLPFSYFDSRPHGKILIRVVNYVNSLSELLSNGIIQLISDLFTLIVIIGFMVAIDVKLTLVAMAVLPVLFIILFSMKKKQHEAWKQESYKRSNLTAYLSESLNGMKITQSFAREDVNQSIFDALCRKCKKVWIHAVNINNIIWPCVDILSTLGVTLVYIAGINWVGETVTIGTLVAFAGYIWRFWQPIQNLGNFYNSMVTTGAYIERIFELLDEKDDITDKPDAVELPPIRGHVCFDHVNFSYEPENPVLKDIDFTITPGMTVAIVGPTGAGKTTIVNLLSRFYNPDDGKILIDELDIQDLQIKSIRKQVGVMLQDSFLFSGTIMENIRYGCLDATDEQVINAAKSVQAHEFISAFPDGYNTKLSANGGGLSQGQKQLISFARVLLSDPRILILDEATSSVDTHTEKALQKGLGQLLKGRTSFIIAHRLSTIRNADIIFYVDHGEIVERGNHHQLVELGGNYAKMVNF
- a CDS encoding ABC transporter ATP-binding protein, encoding MEKKNSAFTWIWSYVRRYRFMMLVGMSMSIVVAALNMVNPVVTGKIVDKVIRGGQHNLLFKLAAIMILTTLLKSIFRYSYQTIFEHCSQNVILKMREDLYAQIQTLDFSWYDKSPAGNVLTLLTSDLDKVRHFVAWVIYQIIENGLIYIFSIVTLSSINWKLTVAFLVIAPPVLFLVQKFKIKIRPAHMLVRDQFAVLNTRVGENIEGNRVVKAFVREDYETKLFDKENESFCKVSVENADVRVKYTPWIDALCQALPVVLILFGGYLVINDEMTMGELVTFNGLMWAFIQPINMFGMLVDNTQNFGASADRLYELNCAQSKIKSPKGKESASESLIEGRVEFLNVNFSYNETPVIQNMSFAIEPGTTVGILGPTGSGKSTIANLMCRYYDVDSGSILIDGKDVREYNLQDLRRNVGITMQEAFLFSDTVEGNIAFADKDVSMEQVEKAAELARVKEFIGDLTDGYDTIVGERGVGLSGGQKQRIALARLFLANPKIMILDDTTSAVDNDTEYKIRHSIKIQAKGHTTFIISHRISSFENCDVILVIQNGQIVQKGSHEQLINCDGYYHDVYLEQIG